Proteins from a genomic interval of Collinsella sp. zg1085:
- a CDS encoding DAK2 domain-containing protein: MIALTLRTCFPLAAQAVLEKAEEINKLNVFPVPDGDTGTNMSLTLQSVVKEMNALAPDASVEEIAAAITHGSLMGARGNSGVITSQILRGAAEGLIEAHEPITTTDIAIAFRRAVKVAFQAVRKPVEGTILTVLRDVSTKADECEKRKFTPAETLDALVVEAYQSVARTPDLLPVLKENGVVDSGAFGFAVFLEHFVAAALGRIATSEHIQTSFDVAATPDTAQKIALGRVEIEANDDWEGSEFRYCNEFLFKADAPFDEEATIDFLASMGDCELLVGAYPDYKIHVHSNTPHKVLAHMLELGQVYEVFIHNMDMESHERTAKIHADQDQASAPLKPLGFVAVAAGTGEADLLYDLGVDVVVAGGQTMNPSTADLLEAIDKVQAETVLVLPNNSNIRMAAEAAAAACKTRDVHVIPAKTVPQAFAALLAITPGAELEDTIDAMQEALSEVRDGEITCAVRDSQASDGTPIQAGDVMGIIEGSIDVVGHDVIEVTLACINRLQEQEEGDTLTLLAGSDLSDEDFARLQEQIAEIQPDLEIDAHRGEQPLYPVIFSLE, from the coding sequence ATGATTGCACTTACGCTTCGCACGTGTTTTCCCCTTGCTGCTCAAGCTGTGCTTGAAAAAGCAGAAGAGATTAACAAGCTCAACGTATTTCCGGTACCTGATGGCGATACAGGCACCAATATGTCACTAACTTTACAGTCGGTGGTTAAGGAGATGAATGCTCTTGCGCCAGACGCAAGCGTTGAAGAGATTGCTGCAGCCATTACCCATGGGTCACTCATGGGGGCGCGCGGTAACTCAGGTGTTATTACCTCACAGATTTTGCGTGGTGCAGCGGAAGGCTTAATTGAAGCCCATGAGCCAATTACCACAACAGACATTGCAATTGCCTTTAGACGTGCGGTAAAAGTAGCGTTTCAGGCGGTTCGCAAGCCTGTTGAAGGAACTATTTTAACTGTGCTGCGTGACGTTTCAACCAAGGCTGATGAGTGTGAGAAGCGCAAGTTTACGCCCGCAGAAACACTTGATGCACTGGTAGTTGAGGCATATCAGTCGGTAGCACGCACTCCTGATTTGTTGCCTGTACTCAAAGAAAATGGTGTTGTTGACTCAGGCGCCTTTGGTTTTGCGGTCTTTTTGGAGCATTTTGTTGCTGCTGCACTTGGACGTATTGCAACGAGTGAGCATATTCAAACAAGTTTTGATGTAGCGGCCACACCAGACACTGCACAAAAGATTGCACTTGGTCGAGTAGAAATTGAAGCCAATGACGACTGGGAGGGCTCAGAATTTCGGTATTGCAATGAGTTCTTGTTTAAGGCTGATGCACCCTTTGATGAAGAGGCAACTATAGACTTTTTAGCCTCTATGGGCGACTGCGAGCTGTTGGTAGGCGCCTATCCCGATTATAAAATTCATGTACACTCAAATACGCCACACAAGGTATTGGCGCATATGCTTGAGCTTGGTCAGGTCTATGAGGTGTTTATTCACAACATGGATATGGAGTCGCACGAGCGCACAGCCAAGATTCATGCCGACCAAGACCAGGCGAGTGCTCCTTTGAAACCGCTTGGTTTTGTTGCTGTTGCGGCAGGTACTGGCGAGGCCGATTTGCTCTATGATTTGGGTGTAGATGTTGTTGTTGCCGGGGGTCAAACAATGAATCCCAGTACAGCCGACTTGTTAGAAGCCATTGATAAAGTTCAAGCCGAGACCGTTCTTGTGCTTCCTAACAACAGTAATATCCGTATGGCAGCAGAAGCAGCTGCTGCTGCGTGTAAAACGCGTGATGTTCATGTGATTCCTGCAAAGACCGTGCCTCAGGCTTTTGCGGCGCTTTTGGCTATCACGCCCGGTGCTGAGCTTGAAGATACAATTGACGCCATGCAAGAGGCTCTGAGCGAGGTGCGCGACGGTGAGATTACGTGTGCGGTACGCGATAGTCAGGCAAGTGATGGAACGCCCATACAAGCAGGCGATGTCATGGGTATTATCGAGGGCTCAATCGATGTGGTTGGTCACGACGTGATTGAGGTTACCCTAGCTTGCATCAATCGCTTACAAGAACAAGAAGAGGGCGACACGCTCACTTTGTTGGCAGGCAGTGATTTGAGTGATGAGGACTTTGCGCGTCTTCAAGAACAAATTGCTGAGATACAGCCTGATTTAGAAATTGACGCTCACCGAGGAGAGCAGCCACTGTATCCGGTTATTTTCTCGCTCGAATAG
- a CDS encoding Asp23/Gls24 family envelope stress response protein, with amino-acid sequence MSEQCGGTLSVSNDVIADLAGYAALSCYGVVGMSEQLQGAESVRISAGQRLRKGVLVCAHADQLTVDLHVIIESGVNMKSVSENLASSVAFTLSEIAQIDPAHLKISIHIDAMKSRN; translated from the coding sequence GTGTCAGAGCAATGTGGTGGGACCTTATCGGTCTCAAATGATGTTATTGCCGATCTTGCAGGATATGCCGCGCTGTCTTGTTATGGCGTTGTGGGTATGTCCGAGCAACTACAAGGTGCCGAGTCGGTGCGTATTTCTGCTGGTCAGCGCCTGCGCAAGGGCGTGCTGGTATGCGCTCATGCCGATCAGTTGACGGTTGATTTGCACGTTATTATAGAATCTGGCGTCAACATGAAATCTGTTAGCGAAAACTTGGCCAGCTCAGTTGCATTTACGCTGTCTGAGATTGCCCAGATTGACCCGGCACATCTCAAGATTTCCATTCATATTGATGCTATGAAATCGCGCAACTAA
- the rpmB gene encoding 50S ribosomal protein L28: MSKVCEVCGKHPVAGRSISHSHRVTNRTFSPNIQRVYAVVNGTRRKMNVCTSCLKAQKVARS; this comes from the coding sequence ATGTCTAAAGTTTGCGAAGTTTGCGGTAAGCACCCAGTTGCTGGCCGTTCAATTAGTCACTCACATCGTGTTACCAACCGTACCTTCAGCCCCAACATTCAGCGCGTCTACGCCGTTGTTAATGGTACTCGTCGCAAGATGAATGTTTGCACCAGCTGCTTAAAGGCACAAAAGGTCGCCCGTTCCTAA
- a CDS encoding phosphotransferase family protein, whose product MELSANHKLIVERPNKRVYEDGERVIKVFNSTKPVSDVFNEALNLARINEVGIKSPEVIEVAYIEDNGWAIATKRIEGTTLAALMEEDPVRYYEYLERFVDLQISVHAQQSSLLPRARDKYRRMIEGLDALNATQRYDLLQRLDGMGSYEHVCHGDFNPTNVIVDANDELWVCDWAHATQGAPAADAAMTYLLLALNDRSQATAYLELFCEKADVPMQVVRRWTSIVAASELARARADQDADFLMGWIDVFDYQ is encoded by the coding sequence ATGGAACTATCGGCCAATCACAAGCTTATTGTTGAGCGACCCAATAAACGTGTCTATGAAGATGGGGAGCGCGTTATTAAGGTCTTTAATAGCACCAAGCCTGTCTCTGATGTGTTTAACGAGGCACTCAATCTCGCTCGTATCAATGAAGTGGGTATCAAGAGTCCCGAGGTAATTGAGGTTGCCTATATAGAGGATAACGGCTGGGCTATAGCCACGAAGCGCATTGAAGGCACAACCTTAGCGGCGCTGATGGAAGAAGACCCCGTACGTTATTACGAGTATCTTGAGCGTTTTGTAGACCTGCAGATTTCTGTGCATGCGCAGCAGAGCTCGTTGCTTCCCCGTGCTCGTGACAAATATCGCCGCATGATTGAGGGTCTTGATGCGCTCAATGCAACACAGCGCTATGACCTGCTTCAGCGCCTCGATGGCATGGGCTCATATGAGCATGTATGCCACGGTGACTTTAATCCTACCAACGTTATTGTGGATGCAAACGATGAGCTGTGGGTTTGCGACTGGGCACACGCCACTCAGGGTGCTCCTGCGGCAGATGCAGCTATGACGTATTTGTTGCTCGCGCTAAATGATCGCAGCCAAGCTACCGCGTATCTCGAGCTGTTCTGCGAAAAGGCAGACGTTCCCATGCAGGTTGTCCGCCGCTGGACCTCAATCGTTGCCGCCTCAGAGCTTGCTCGTGCGCGCGCCGATCAAGATGCCGATTTCCTTATGGGCTGGATTGATGTTTTTGATTATCAGTAG
- the adhE gene encoding bifunctional acetaldehyde-CoA/alcohol dehydrogenase, which translates to MAKRPSASTVQLIDTVEALEAKIARMRVAQEAFSHFSQEQVDRIFHAAATAANKARIPLARMAVEETGRGILEDKVIKNHYAAEYIYNAYKHTKTCGVVEHDEALGITKVAEPIGIVGAVIPTTNPTSTAIFKCLISLKTRNAILISPHPAAAKCTIAAAQIVLDAAIAAGAPEEIIGWVDTPSIELTNVVMRDVDIILATGGPGMVKAAYSSGKPALGVGAGNTPVVIDETADIKLAVSSIIHSKTFDNGMICASEQSVTVLDSIYDAVKDEFVRRGCYVVKPGQELEALREAMFKNGALDHRIPGMAAAKIAELAGIEVPAKTKILIVETTSTDPEKEEFSHEKLSPVLAMYHAATYEEAVQKAEHLVLAGGPGHTASLYVHPSERQKIALFHDCMKACRIVINTPSSQGGIGDLYNFGMLPSLTLGCGSWGNNSVSENVGVKHLLNIKTVAERRENMLWFRAPEKVYFKKGSTPVALAELKDVMGKKRAFIVTDQFLFKNGNTRAIEAKLDEMGIQHDCFYDVEPDPSLTSARAGAAQMRLFEPDVIIAIGGGSAMDAAKVMWMMYEHPDADFEDMAMDFMDIRKRVYTFPKMGEKAYFIAVPTSSGTGSEVTPFAIITDKETGIKWPLADYALLPNMAIVDVDNAMTAPRGLTAASGIDVMTHAIESYVSIMASDYTRGLSMKAAKLVFEYLPASYERGAQDPIARENMHNASCMAGMAFANAFLGVNHSMAHKLGAFHHLPHGIANAVLLTRVMRYNAAEAPVKMGTFSQYPYPNARAAYAEMARFCGIQGVDDAEVFENFISALETLKDTIGVKKTIQEYGVDEAYFLETLDEMCEQAFNDQCTGANPRYPLISEIRELFLDAYYGREPQSYEV; encoded by the coding sequence ATGGCTAAAAGACCATCGGCATCTACGGTTCAGCTAATTGATACGGTTGAGGCGCTTGAGGCAAAGATTGCGCGTATGCGCGTTGCTCAAGAGGCTTTTTCACATTTCTCGCAAGAGCAAGTAGACCGTATTTTTCATGCTGCTGCTACCGCTGCTAACAAGGCACGTATTCCTTTGGCACGTATGGCTGTTGAAGAAACAGGACGCGGTATTCTTGAGGATAAGGTCATCAAGAACCACTATGCTGCAGAATACATTTACAACGCCTATAAGCACACTAAGACCTGCGGTGTGGTAGAGCACGATGAAGCTCTCGGTATTACTAAGGTTGCAGAGCCGATTGGTATCGTTGGCGCGGTTATTCCTACCACCAATCCAACCTCAACAGCTATTTTTAAGTGCTTAATTAGCCTGAAAACGCGAAATGCTATTCTCATCTCTCCACATCCCGCAGCTGCTAAGTGCACTATTGCTGCGGCACAAATTGTTTTAGATGCTGCAATTGCTGCTGGAGCACCTGAGGAGATTATTGGCTGGGTTGATACCCCCTCCATTGAGCTTACGAATGTGGTTATGCGCGATGTTGATATTATTTTAGCAACGGGTGGTCCGGGCATGGTAAAGGCAGCATATTCCAGTGGTAAGCCGGCGTTAGGCGTTGGTGCTGGAAATACGCCTGTCGTTATTGATGAGACCGCTGATATTAAATTGGCTGTGAGCTCTATCATTCATTCTAAAACCTTTGATAACGGCATGATTTGCGCATCTGAGCAGTCGGTAACCGTGCTTGATTCTATCTATGACGCGGTGAAGGACGAATTTGTGCGTCGCGGTTGCTATGTAGTCAAGCCTGGTCAGGAGCTTGAGGCTCTGCGTGAGGCTATGTTTAAAAACGGCGCGCTTGATCACCGTATTCCTGGTATGGCTGCAGCAAAGATTGCAGAACTCGCGGGTATTGAGGTTCCGGCTAAAACCAAGATTTTGATTGTTGAGACAACATCAACCGACCCTGAAAAAGAAGAGTTTAGCCACGAGAAGCTTTCTCCGGTGCTTGCAATGTATCATGCAGCAACGTATGAGGAAGCAGTTCAGAAGGCTGAACATCTGGTTCTTGCGGGCGGTCCTGGTCATACTGCATCGCTGTATGTACACCCGTCAGAGCGTCAAAAAATCGCGCTTTTCCATGATTGTATGAAGGCCTGCCGTATTGTTATCAATACACCATCCTCACAAGGTGGCATTGGCGATTTATACAATTTTGGCATGCTGCCTTCGTTAACACTAGGCTGCGGTTCATGGGGTAACAACTCAGTTTCAGAAAATGTAGGGGTGAAGCACTTGTTGAATATCAAGACCGTGGCTGAGCGCCGCGAGAACATGCTTTGGTTCCGTGCCCCTGAGAAGGTGTACTTCAAGAAGGGTTCTACGCCTGTTGCTTTAGCTGAGCTCAAAGATGTTATGGGCAAAAAGCGCGCCTTTATTGTGACCGACCAATTTCTCTTCAAAAACGGTAATACCCGCGCCATTGAGGCAAAGCTTGATGAAATGGGTATCCAGCACGATTGCTTCTATGATGTTGAGCCTGACCCGTCACTTACCTCTGCACGTGCTGGTGCTGCTCAGATGCGCCTGTTTGAGCCTGATGTCATTATTGCCATCGGTGGTGGCTCAGCCATGGACGCAGCTAAGGTCATGTGGATGATGTATGAGCATCCCGATGCTGACTTTGAAGACATGGCTATGGACTTCATGGATATTCGCAAGCGCGTCTATACCTTCCCAAAGATGGGTGAAAAGGCATACTTTATTGCGGTTCCCACAAGCTCAGGTACGGGCTCAGAGGTAACACCATTTGCCATCATTACCGATAAAGAGACAGGTATTAAGTGGCCTCTTGCCGACTATGCATTGCTGCCTAATATGGCAATTGTTGACGTTGATAATGCTATGACAGCTCCTCGCGGTCTTACTGCTGCCTCAGGCATTGACGTTATGACACACGCTATTGAGTCCTATGTTTCTATTATGGCGAGCGACTATACGCGTGGTCTGTCCATGAAGGCTGCAAAACTGGTATTTGAGTATCTGCCTGCAAGCTATGAGCGTGGTGCGCAAGACCCCATCGCCCGTGAAAACATGCACAATGCATCCTGCATGGCGGGTATGGCCTTTGCAAATGCCTTCTTGGGTGTAAATCACTCAATGGCGCACAAGCTGGGCGCATTCCATCATCTACCGCACGGTATTGCCAACGCCGTACTCTTGACGCGCGTGATGCGCTATAACGCTGCTGAGGCACCGGTGAAGATGGGAACCTTCTCGCAGTATCCCTATCCCAACGCACGCGCTGCCTATGCCGAGATGGCGCGTTTCTGTGGCATTCAGGGCGTAGATGACGCTGAGGTATTTGAGAACTTTATCTCCGCGCTTGAAACATTAAAAGATACCATTGGTGTAAAAAAGACCATTCAAGAATACGGGGTTGATGAGGCCTACTTCTTAGAGACTCTTGATGAGATGTGTGAGCAGGCGTTCAATGACCAGTGCACGGGTGCAAATCCGCGCTACCCGCTCATCAGCGAGATTCGCGAGCTCTTCTTAGATGCATATTACGGGCGCGAGCCTCAGTCGTACGAAGTTTAG